The Camelina sativa cultivar DH55 chromosome 16, Cs, whole genome shotgun sequence sequence TGATCACAAGATTTTGTTGATGAAGGGACATTATCAAACTCCTGCTTTTGTTGAGGTACCTGTCCTTCTTATCTTCTAAATAATGTCCTCCGGCTGTTGCCAAAAAATGTCTTTCCTAGAGtggatctttttttgtttttctgcaaTTTTTAAAGTCCTTTTCTCCTAAAGAGTCTTGCTAACTCAATTGGCTGTTATATTCAGGAAGCTGCCATAACTAAAACGCTCTTTATTTCCAACCTCTCTAAAACCATTAAGATATCAGATATGTAAGTAGCATCTTAAATTTCCACTTTCGTTCTCGGAGCAAGTTTTTCATgactaataataattaatcCTCCGTATTGACAGCATCAATTTCTTCAAAGTTGTTGGAGAAGTTGCTCATGTTCGACTTATTGCAAACAGCCAGGGGCAGGAGCCTAGGCCCTGGGGTTTTGTTGAGTTCGCTTCTGCCACCGAAGTAGAGAAGGTGAGAGTGTCGTTCTGTAGTAGTGATGATGAGAAAATCATTTTAGTAGTATTCAGTTGAAAAGTAGTGTATACAAGTGGTCATTTGAAAGTAGAGAAGGTGGGAGAGTGTCGTTCTGTAGAACTgatgaaaataacattttagtAGTCAGTTGAAAAGTAGTGTATAATTGGTgatgaaacatatatacaagTGGTCATCTGAAAGTACGATTGCTGATTAAATCTTTTATACTGTAGGCGCTGGTAAAGAACGGTGAATATTTGCACGGACGCAAGATGTGTCTTGAGGCGGCTAAGACAGTTCCACTCAGTCCACCCAAGTAAATTGATTTGGTTCTGTAACACTGGTTGTAACTTATTGCTGGAGCTTTGATGCCACTACAGAAGACTTAacgctttttgttttgttaattaggtTTTGCCTAGATCACAAGGTTTGGTAAGGGATTTAACTATCTGCACCTGGAGTTTGTTCATTGGGTGAAGTTTTTGGGATACATGGAGTGATCACCAAGGTTTTCGATATTCCCAAGGTACGAAGACTACCTTCGACAAGAAAGCCTTCTGATGGGAGAAGATGAGGCAGTGAAAGGACTTTATGAAACTCCCAATTTTCTTGAGGTACCGTACCTGTTTTGACTCTCTTCAAAATATGTCAGGCTAAGAAGAAACGCGTAGCGTTTAATAACAGGTTTTTTTTTGCCACCACAAAATCGAAAGATGACTTATTCTGGGGATGAGgctacttttttgttgttattgcaCTTTTTAAGTCGTCCTTGTATTCTTAGAGTCGTGCTAACACATTTGGGTGTTAAATTCAGGAAGTTGCTGCAAGGAAAAATACACTATTTCTTGCCAATCTCCCTTACGACTGTCAGATAATACCAACTATGTAAgtagcacttttttttttaatttcctcttCTCTGTTTGGAGCAAGTTTCTAATGACTCATATTCTTTTACCCTCCATTTTTACAGCATCAGTTACTTCAGACATGTTGGAGAAATTGTTCATGTTCGAATTATGGTAGACAACATGGGCGAGCATTTGGGCTGTGGCTatgttgagtttgcttcttctAACGAAGCAGAGAAGGTGAGAGTAGTGTATACTTGCGATGAAGTAGAAGTAGTGTATATTTGAAAGTAGGATTTCTGATTTAACATTTTCTATGCGGTAGGCGCTGctgcaaaagaagaaatatttggGATACATGAACATTTTTGTTGACGTGGCTGAGATAGCTCCTCCATACCCTGTCGGACCCAAGTAAAGTGATTTTTCCATATAAAGATTTGTTTTGAAATGTCATTAACAGAAGATTAACGCTATTATCTTTGTTAATTATTAGGTACAACCTTGCAAAGAAGCTTTGGTAAGGGATTTAACTATTTTgccttttgtgttttgttatcAAGAGCTATCCCATTGGGTGAATGGGGAGAGATGATCACTAGGgtttttttgatatattccAGTTACGACGACAACCTTCGACGAGGAATAATGATGACCAAACCGAATCTGAAGAAACAGGAACTTGGACAAGGAATAATGAAGACCAAACAGAATCTGAAGAAACAGGAGGTTCCTATGAAGGTGATGGGTTTGTTCTGCGGTAAGAAGATTACCTTCTCTGACGACGATGATGAGAAACCGAACACGGACCCCGCCTTGCATGACAATGTGTTTAAGCcgcataattaattaattgccTTCTGGTTCCCTATATTCAATACAGACAGGAAGTTTTTCTTTCACctaattaaaatgaataatcaGGTTTACCGTTTACATAATCAGGCTTATATTTTACGAGTATTGGACATTTGACTATTTggctaaaataataaaatgtttatgagAAAACAGCAAATAACAAATACATACACTTTTTGTTATTACTATACTTTTACAGTATGAAATGACATTTTGCCcttaaatttattaaactatctctaactttctctctctacatctatcattttctttcttcctattctcttatactttatttttttaaactttatttttttttctcaatcaaacaataaatattattctttccCATTTGTCTTTttgctttttcatttttttttggacatttttAAGAAGAtacttaaatttttaagaaatttgaaaattacattcaaaattatagttatttgaaaactacacattttgaaataaaaatggaCAGATATAccctttttattaaaaattattttaacaattaaaaaatgaactaaatttaaaattttaaagtaattcaaattttaaaataaattactttttaaaaatttaaattcgaAATaacttattaataaatataaattataataaaaatgtatttgttgtgttttaaataatgattacataaatcaaatttttatcttaaaattttgaataaagaaaaagaattaaaatatttttgttgaatttaaaaataaataattcatgattatacaatttctaatatatatatatatatatatatataatatcaatgttTCAGACTTACTAGGCTGGTACCTGCGCTACGCCGCGGGttgttttagattattttttatttattaattttattttgtattttttggaatactatttgttttttatattgtttggaattaaatatatcataattaataaagttttttgtagtggttaataataattttttttgtattcttatttatataatttgttttaggtttcaaagtaaaaattgaagaaaaaaaattagagttaaACAAATTGTGGttactataatttttgttaCACATTGGTACGTGAGTCCGCATAAAtggtttttagaaaaattaaatagttagataaataaacattaaaatttactttaatgatatataaattggatgatattgtatataaatgtgactttttattataatttaaacttactcattatatatatatatatatatatatcactaccaaatacaatatttttgtcaatcaaGCTCAATAATTGAAGCCATCCAATTTAGTTCAATTTTCCAATACAACATGATAAACCGGGATAATATTTTCCTTTGTAAGTATTATTAGTGGACGTTGATTAGTTAGCTTGACGACTTTAGAATAAAGTGTTTGGTTTAAATCATTATCAACTTCTCCACAAGATATCCTTTATAAAGCTTTGAAGTCTTGGCCATGCTTAGGAGAACCAACGGTTTGAACCAAACATCTTAGAATCACTTTCTCATATGAAGGTGGTGATTCTGTTTTTAATGGTGTTCTCTATATGGCATGTGTTAGTTGTTTCGTTTTGTCCATAACTCATATATTGAAGCACGCTTCCAACCATTTTAGATACTGCAACTACATAACTGATCATGATTCCAATTTATCATCTGTTGTTTGctacaaatcaaagatgaagattttgaaatttactAAGATCGAAAGggaaataaataatgataatttTCACATAGAGAGTTCTGGAGTAGCAGTAAGTAACATTTATTGTACTAGAccttgaaaaaaaaacgttcTAGTCCAAAGCATCAATTTGCtcaacatcatcttcattcaagACCTAAGTCAATAAAAAAGAGGTGAGTCAATTTACACAAACGACATCTTTACCTCAATTAGACCTCCgattctaaaagaaattaatgaacTTTGTTATGCCTAAGTTGCTCTTTcgtgaattttattaatttttttgtatatcagaCCACAATTGTGTGGTTAGGGAGGGGCTTACCTGAGAAATTGATATCTCtatgtctctcttctcttcttccttcatcttcacatcactatctctctctctctctctctctctctctctctctctttctttctctctctctctctctctagtatatcttttcaaatttcttccCTATCCTAACTTTTAACttcgcttcttcttccaaaaagTTCTCGATAACCAGATAATTTGATTTCATAATCTGtagattttgataaaattattgttCGAATTAATCAAAGGTGAATTTGGTGAGATTGCTTTGCCTATTAAACAATGACCTAAGCTTCTTCCATGTCTCTTGCCGCACAAGTCAtgcgttttcttctctttttgattgttttattgaAGACAAATCTTTGTgacgattcttttgtttcttctctctaactGAATTCAAGAGAAGTTCGTGTGAAGGAGACGAACAAACAATTAGAGTCttggtgtttttcttttattatgtgTGTAAGAGTTTATGAAGTGAAAGACAACGTGATGTGGCACATAGGGATGTCAATCAGGCTGGCTCGACCCGGTCCGCTTGAAATCCACAAAACCCACATATATTTGAGCGTATATTTCAAAGTCCGGTTCGGCTCTAACAGAGCTACAAGACTTTTCAGGCTTTTCCGGGCTTATCTTACTgatcaaaaactcaaacttataagttagtttataacatgtcttaaaaagcaatgtttaaaggtgcaatataaaacaaatcaatcaaaacttaaaaaattcatctatattcactaaaaccaacttaatctaaaacaaataaataacttaaaaccaaataaatttttatactttaaccaaataaaaatatatatattcatataaaatatcatagataaagattttaaaaatattaagtaagggcattaagtaaatatgaaaactaagattagagttttaaactttatttacaatcaaatattgcaatcaaacaatcatgagaaaaaatatataattatatttgtataatgGCTTTTCGGGCCGGTCCGAGCCGCATTGGGCTAAGTCCTAAAACTCTTAAGCCCGAATAGGCTGAGACCAAAAAGCCCAATTTTATGGACATATATTTAAGTCTGAGCTCAGTGTTTTTCAAAGTCGGGTCGGGCCGGACCAGCCTTAGGGCTCTGGGGCTTTTCGGGCTGGTCCGAGCCCCATTGGGCTAAGTCATAAAACTCTTAAACCCGAACGGGCTGTATTTAAGTCTGAGCTCAGTGTTTTTCAAAGTTCGGTCGGGCGGAACAGCCTTTGGGCTCTGGGCCTAATTGATATGTCTAATgtaacatagttttttttattgatttagaaatcTTAGTTGTattaattcaaatgtttttattggctattggttttaattgatgtgtcaacACCAGCTTGAATGTTAAAGTTGATGTGTCATCACCTGGTGAAAAACAtccaagttttattgtattgattttaaTCAATGTTGATTTATTTGTAATGTCGACTTTTTGAacaatcgttttgttttttacttatgTTGACTCAATTATCTTTGTCATCgacttatattaaaacaattgacttatgttatggctagtggatttataatataatcgatttttttaattgttgacttatttttttgttcatcgatttatatatatatatatatatatatatatatatatatatatatatatatatatatatattctgttgatttgtttattcattgttgatttattacattttatattGATTCATTAATAAGGTCGATGTTTTGAATGATTgattaaagtttaatttttgttgacttatttatttttccatcgatttattttaaaattctcgactttttttatgtttgattgttttttttcatagtCGACTTCTTACGATGttgacttatttgttttgtttgttgatttataatttttttcatcgatttgtttggtcttagtagacttatttcattttacgttgacttattaatatttttaactttttgaactgtcgacttatattttattcttgctgatttatgttttttcattgttgacttatttttaaaaagcctactttttttttttattaattgatttattacatagtcgatttttcggactgttgatttattttctaaaagctcataatatttgattattttattaaacttaataatttttaaaatatattagatttatgTAACTTATACTCAAATTTTTAGTAACATATTTAATATatcgaaatatatatttatttttcaaaaaattttattgattgaaaaaaattaaagaatgattagtgaattatatatatatatatatatatatatatttaaaactattattatctgaaattttactaaacataaatccaaaaataataattctaattaattttattttatctttatataataaattattgaaattaaattactaaataa is a genomic window containing:
- the LOC104751649 gene encoding LOW QUALITY PROTEIN: polyadenylate-binding protein, cytoplasmic and nuclear-like (The sequence of the model RefSeq protein was modified relative to this genomic sequence to represent the inferred CDS: deleted 1 base in 1 codon), whose translation is MNMDIVILRVTVENEYGALRHRHRGKVRTGSWNHGLVLRIVFDTDVVVANSKDCFFSARKRKPEDDLETKPFPKKHKETSKVKETTEGFACSLEQKPGQNNLISVKAVPVTQKTLFVAGLSRQTNISDIIDFFKDVGQVVHVRLCALETKNGEYLHSCKIFIGVVETSTYHPPKFCLDHKVWNVDSLQLEKEKEEDETPSDFVVEELLVIANLSPHTKISHIRNFFHHVARVVSVRLVVNGEGKNVGYGFVEFASAHHANTALELKNGEYLHDHKILLMKGHYQTPAFVEEAAITKTLFISNLSKTIKISDIINFFKVVGEVAHVRLIANSQGQEPRPWGFVEFASATEVEKALVKNGEYLHGRKMCLEAAKTVPLSPPKFCLDHKVWYEDYLRQESLLMGEDEAVKGLYETPNFLEEVAARKNTLFLANLPYDCQIIPTIISYFRHVGEIVHVRIMVDNMGEHLGCGYVEFASSNEAEKALLQKKKYLGYMNIFVDVAEIAPPYPVGPKYNLAKKLCYDDNLRRGIMMTKPNLKKQELGQGIMKTKQNLKKQEVPMKVMGLFCGKKITFSDDDDEKPNTDPALHDNVFKPHN